One stretch of Bordetella avium DNA includes these proteins:
- the fdhF gene encoding formate dehydrogenase subunit alpha: protein MLETVIKRDRDFGTPPRQSENLVTLTIDGQTISVPEGTSVMRAAAEAGINIPKLCATDSLEAFGSCRLCLVQIDGRRGYPASCTTPAENGMVVSTETSKLRELRRGVMELYISDHPLDCLTCAANGDCELQDMAGVVGLRNVRYGQDGANHLQAKKDESNPYFTYDPSKCIVCNRCVRACEETQGTFALTIAGKGFESRVSPGQSQSFMESDCVSCGACVQACPTATLQEKTVIMLGQAEHSVITTCAYCGVGCGFKAEMKGQEVVRMVPWKDGQANRGHSCVKGRFAWGYTTHRERVLKPMIRKRITDPWQEVSWDEALRYAASEFRRIQASYGRDAVGGITSSRCTNEETWLVQKLVRAAFNTNNVDTCARVCHSPTGYGLKQTLGESAGTQTFDSVMFSDVVIVMGANPSSGHPVFASRLKKRLRQGARLIVIDPRRIELVNSPHIKADYHLQVRPGTNVALLTALAHVIVTEGLVKQDYVADRCEPEAFAQWQEFVARAEHSPEATQEITGVPAQAVRGAARLYAGGGNGAIYYGLGVTEHSQGSTTVMAIANLAMATGNIGREGVGVNPLRGQNNVQGSCDMGSFPHELPGYRHISDDAARGLFEQDWGVTLQPEPGLRIPNMFEAALEGSFKGLYCQGEDIVQSDPNTQHVAAALSAMECIVVQDLFLNETAKYAHVFLPGSSFLEKDGTFTNAERRISRVRKVMEPRNGMADWEITVALANALGYPMHYRHPSEIMAEIARLTPTFSGVTYEKLERLGSLQWPCNDEAPEGTPIMHIDAFVRGKGRFMITRYVPTDERSTRRFPLLLTTGRILSQYNVGAQTRRTENVHWHSEDLLEIHPQDAEDRGVRDGDWVGIQSRAGETVLRATLTDRVQPGVVYTTFHFPESGANVVTTDSSDWATNCPEYKVTAVQVTRVSQPSEWQRHWTRFTEVQQRLLSESATMAGK from the coding sequence ATGCTGGAAACCGTAATCAAACGCGATCGTGACTTCGGCACGCCGCCGCGCCAGAGCGAAAACCTGGTGACACTCACCATCGACGGGCAGACCATCTCGGTGCCGGAGGGCACCTCGGTCATGCGCGCCGCCGCCGAGGCGGGCATCAATATTCCCAAGCTGTGCGCCACCGACAGCCTGGAAGCCTTCGGCTCCTGCCGCCTCTGTCTGGTGCAGATCGACGGGCGGCGCGGCTACCCCGCCTCATGCACGACGCCGGCCGAAAATGGCATGGTCGTCAGCACCGAAACCTCGAAGCTGCGCGAACTGCGCCGCGGCGTGATGGAGCTTTACATCTCCGACCACCCGCTGGATTGCCTGACCTGTGCGGCCAACGGCGATTGCGAACTGCAAGACATGGCGGGCGTGGTGGGGCTGCGCAATGTGCGCTATGGCCAAGACGGCGCCAACCATCTGCAAGCAAAGAAAGACGAGTCCAATCCCTATTTCACTTATGACCCGTCCAAGTGCATCGTGTGCAACCGCTGCGTGCGGGCCTGCGAGGAAACACAGGGCACCTTCGCGCTGACCATCGCGGGCAAGGGTTTCGAATCGCGGGTTTCACCGGGCCAGAGCCAGTCTTTCATGGAAAGCGATTGCGTGTCCTGCGGCGCCTGTGTGCAGGCCTGCCCGACCGCCACCTTGCAGGAAAAGACCGTCATCATGCTCGGGCAGGCCGAGCACTCGGTCATCACCACCTGCGCCTATTGCGGCGTGGGCTGCGGGTTCAAGGCCGAAATGAAAGGCCAGGAAGTCGTGCGCATGGTGCCCTGGAAAGACGGCCAGGCCAATCGCGGGCACTCCTGCGTGAAAGGCCGTTTCGCCTGGGGCTACACGACCCACCGCGAACGCGTGCTCAAACCCATGATCCGCAAACGCATCACCGACCCCTGGCAAGAAGTGTCCTGGGACGAGGCCCTGCGCTATGCCGCATCGGAGTTCCGCCGTATTCAGGCCAGCTACGGGCGCGATGCCGTGGGCGGCATCACCTCATCGCGCTGCACCAACGAAGAAACCTGGCTGGTGCAGAAACTGGTGCGCGCCGCCTTCAACACCAACAATGTCGACACCTGCGCGCGCGTGTGCCACTCGCCCACCGGCTACGGTCTGAAACAAACGCTGGGCGAGTCGGCTGGCACCCAGACCTTTGACTCGGTCATGTTCAGCGACGTGGTCATCGTGATGGGCGCCAACCCAAGCAGCGGCCACCCGGTCTTCGCCTCGCGCCTGAAAAAGCGTCTGCGCCAAGGCGCCCGCCTCATCGTGATCGATCCGCGCCGCATCGAACTGGTGAACTCGCCCCACATCAAGGCCGATTACCACCTGCAAGTACGCCCCGGCACCAATGTGGCGCTTCTCACGGCGCTGGCCCATGTCATCGTCACCGAGGGGCTCGTCAAGCAGGATTATGTCGCCGACCGCTGCGAGCCGGAGGCCTTCGCGCAATGGCAGGAATTCGTAGCGCGCGCCGAGCACTCTCCCGAAGCCACACAGGAAATCACCGGCGTGCCAGCGCAGGCCGTGCGCGGCGCGGCGCGTTTGTATGCTGGCGGCGGCAACGGCGCCATCTATTACGGCCTGGGCGTGACCGAACACAGCCAGGGATCGACCACCGTCATGGCCATCGCCAACCTTGCGATGGCCACCGGCAACATCGGCCGCGAAGGTGTGGGTGTGAACCCGCTGCGCGGACAGAACAATGTGCAGGGCTCTTGCGATATGGGGTCCTTCCCTCATGAGCTGCCCGGCTACCGGCATATTTCCGATGATGCCGCGCGCGGTCTTTTCGAGCAGGATTGGGGAGTCACGCTACAGCCCGAGCCCGGCCTGCGCATTCCGAATATGTTCGAAGCCGCGCTGGAAGGCAGTTTCAAGGGCCTGTACTGCCAGGGCGAAGACATCGTGCAGTCCGATCCCAACACGCAGCACGTGGCGGCGGCCCTGTCGGCCATGGAATGCATCGTGGTGCAGGATCTCTTCCTGAACGAAACCGCCAAATACGCCCACGTCTTCCTGCCCGGCTCATCCTTCCTGGAGAAAGACGGCACCTTTACTAATGCGGAACGGCGCATCTCTCGCGTGCGCAAGGTCATGGAGCCGCGCAACGGCATGGCCGACTGGGAAATCACCGTGGCGCTGGCCAATGCGCTGGGCTACCCCATGCACTACCGCCACCCCTCCGAGATCATGGCGGAAATCGCCAGGCTCACCCCCACGTTCTCGGGCGTGACTTACGAAAAGCTGGAGCGCCTGGGCAGCCTGCAATGGCCTTGCAACGACGAGGCGCCCGAGGGCACACCCATCATGCATATCGATGCCTTCGTGCGCGGCAAGGGCCGTTTCATGATCACGCGCTATGTGCCCACCGATGAGCGCAGCACCCGGCGCTTCCCGCTGCTGCTCACGACGGGCCGCATTCTGTCGCAGTACAACGTGGGCGCACAGACCCGGCGCACCGAGAACGTGCACTGGCACAGCGAAGACCTGCTCGAAATCCACCCCCAGGATGCCGAAGACCGGGGGGTGCGCGACGGCGATTGGGTCGGCATCCAGAGCCGCGCCGGCGAAACGGTGCTGCGCGCCACCTTGACCGACCGTGTGCAACCGGGCGTGGTATACACAACATTCCACTTCCCGGAATCGGGCGCCAACGTGGTCACGACCGACAGCTCCGACTGGGCCACTAACTGCCCCGAGTACAAAGTCACGGCGGTGCAGGTCACGCGGGTATCGCAGCCCTCGGAATGGCAGCGTCACTGGACGCGCTTTACCGAAGTGCAGCAGCGCCTGCTGAGCGAAAGCGCCACGATGGCCGGGAAATAA
- the fdhD gene encoding formate dehydrogenase accessory sulfurtransferase FdhD, which produces MTSAREPSWPAYREVEVLRVRDGQGLPQHDKLAEETPVALEFNGISHATMLATPADLEDFALGFALSEGIVATASEVRGIDLDPRADGIVVQVEIATAREVGLKERRRAMAGRTGCGLCGVETLPEVLRPVAPVAPGPDLSLAALLQAMRALRGQQRLHDLTGATHAAGWADATGTLRLSREDVGRHNALDKLIGALARAGLPAALGMAVVSSRASFEMVQKTASAGIPVLAAVSAPTALACRLADQAGLTLAGFVREANATLYTHPGRLR; this is translated from the coding sequence ATGACATCTGCCCGCGAACCCTCCTGGCCTGCTTACCGTGAAGTCGAAGTGCTGCGCGTGCGCGACGGGCAAGGCCTGCCGCAGCACGACAAGTTAGCCGAAGAAACCCCCGTGGCGCTGGAGTTCAATGGCATCAGCCATGCCACGATGCTGGCCACACCGGCCGACCTGGAGGACTTCGCGCTGGGTTTCGCACTCAGCGAGGGCATCGTCGCTACGGCAAGCGAGGTGCGCGGTATCGATCTCGACCCGCGCGCCGACGGCATCGTCGTGCAAGTGGAAATCGCCACAGCCCGCGAGGTCGGCCTGAAGGAAAGACGCCGCGCCATGGCGGGCCGTACCGGCTGCGGCTTGTGCGGTGTGGAAACCCTGCCCGAAGTCCTGCGCCCGGTTGCGCCGGTCGCGCCCGGCCCTGATTTATCGCTGGCGGCGCTGCTCCAGGCCATGCGCGCGCTACGCGGTCAACAGCGCCTGCACGATCTCACCGGCGCCACCCATGCGGCAGGCTGGGCCGACGCCACAGGCACGCTTAGGCTGAGCCGCGAAGACGTCGGCCGTCACAATGCGCTCGACAAACTCATCGGCGCCCTGGCCCGCGCCGGCCTGCCCGCCGCCCTGGGCATGGCCGTGGTATCCAGCCGCGCCAGCTTCGAGATGGTGCAAAAGACCGCCAGCGCCGGCATTCCGGTGCTGGCCGCCGTCTCCGCCCCGACCGCGCTGGCCTGCCGCCTGGCCGATCAGGCCGGACTGACCCTGGCCGGCTTCGTGCGAGAGGCCAACGCCACCCTTTACACCCACCCCGGCCGTCTCCGCTGA
- a CDS encoding formate dehydrogenase subunit delta, producing MDAANLIRMVNRIGDFFDAYPDHAEALEGVANHIQKFWEPRMRWQLLDFLAAYPEGDAPEIRLHPLVREAVVLNMARLTPRQARIA from the coding sequence ATGGACGCCGCCAATCTCATCCGCATGGTTAATCGCATCGGCGATTTCTTCGACGCTTACCCAGACCACGCCGAGGCGCTGGAGGGTGTGGCCAACCACATTCAGAAGTTCTGGGAGCCACGCATGCGCTGGCAACTGCTGGACTTTCTCGCGGCCTATCCCGAGGGCGATGCACCGGAAATCCGCCTGCATCCGCTGGTGCGGGAGGCCGTCGTGCTCAACATGGCCCGACTGACGCCACGCCAGGCCCGGATCGCCTGA
- a CDS encoding methyltransferase translates to MSFASPPPSAVHWTEADGSARQARWQSESGAPTPRRIDLIDDRLPADIAYRKACEGTALLWRGDFQNARQLLQAMARRLDKRQAKLAETPRECFNQHRMWQAQRARTLGMLLIEVEPDHGLSLRRAPDITAACAAAGIPSGSNYLISLRELQGLLGAHEWHKKGVVIPALNGERIHPCYGVYSPVRGEYIDLVARAPMPEGPIFDIGTGTGVLAAVLARRCAQPVIGTDLDPRALACARDNLARLGLSARVSLQRADLFPEGKAALIVCNPPWIPAKPSSPIEYAVYDPNSRMLRAYLQGVSGHLLPGGEAWLIISDLAEHLGLRAPDDLQNWIKAAGLRVAGQHTAKPQHPRALDKSDPLHAARSRETTSLWRLTCER, encoded by the coding sequence ATGTCCTTCGCATCTCCTCCCCCCTCTGCCGTCCACTGGACCGAAGCCGACGGCAGCGCCCGCCAGGCACGCTGGCAATCCGAAAGCGGCGCGCCCACGCCGCGCCGCATCGACCTCATCGATGACCGCCTGCCGGCCGACATCGCCTATCGAAAAGCCTGCGAAGGCACCGCCCTGTTATGGCGCGGCGACTTCCAGAATGCCCGGCAGCTGCTCCAGGCCATGGCGCGGCGCCTGGACAAGCGCCAAGCCAAACTGGCTGAAACCCCGCGCGAGTGTTTCAACCAACACCGCATGTGGCAGGCACAACGGGCCCGTACGCTGGGTATGCTGCTCATCGAGGTTGAACCGGACCATGGCCTTAGCCTGCGGCGCGCGCCCGATATCACCGCCGCCTGCGCGGCCGCCGGCATCCCGTCTGGCTCCAACTACCTGATATCGCTGCGCGAGCTGCAAGGCCTGCTCGGCGCACACGAGTGGCATAAGAAAGGCGTGGTCATCCCGGCGCTCAATGGCGAACGCATCCATCCCTGCTATGGCGTGTACTCCCCGGTGCGCGGCGAATACATCGACCTGGTGGCGCGCGCGCCCATGCCCGAGGGCCCTATATTCGATATCGGCACCGGCACCGGCGTATTGGCCGCCGTGCTGGCGCGACGCTGCGCGCAGCCTGTCATCGGCACCGACCTGGACCCGCGCGCGCTGGCCTGCGCTCGCGACAATCTGGCCCGGCTCGGCCTGTCGGCGCGGGTCAGTCTGCAACGCGCCGATCTGTTCCCGGAAGGGAAAGCGGCGCTCATCGTCTGCAACCCGCCCTGGATTCCCGCCAAACCCAGCTCGCCCATCGAATATGCCGTATACGACCCGAACAGCCGCATGCTGCGCGCCTATTTGCAGGGGGTGAGCGGGCATCTGCTGCCAGGCGGCGAAGCCTGGCTGATCATTTCCGACCTGGCCGAACACCTCGGCCTGCGCGCCCCCGATGATTTGCAGAACTGGATTAAGGCGGCGGGCTTGCGCGTGGCGGGGCAACACACGGCAAAACCGCAACATCCCCGCGCCCTGGACAAGAGCGACCCGCTGCATGCCGCGCGCTCGCGCGAAACCACCTCGCTCTGGCGGCTGACCTGCGAGCGTTAA
- a CDS encoding autotransporter family protein produces MPRATGDATLTSTETGPATLTVTGGATLTIEGATTATGANGHPALVEVEKGAKLDLQKPASFENASITVSGTGSKLDMKQAELKNQATLSVTKGAMLTLTADATADDGNGGDLKMSGQENDASSVLVDGSTLYATSLTSGPGMASITVQNGAKVVIGSNNGATASISLNAKPQAAAAAAEPAALNVKEVLKPKASLLVTGQNSTLDATGITAGDKVNITLQNSAKLELGKYGLDFQGKDSKLIIGGESAAAAPGFLDSSEKGVKFSGDDTQQAIVFNHSDNSGSYVFEPSITGKGAVLQQAGYTVLNGQTLEGKTTVTGGTLDARQSHLSGGAEVQGGLLSMSAGTLGNTFVTNNGQIKVHGPVAVTGTFSLAGGTTLGVTIDDQTDPAQAQVKATGNVIVTGANLHVDAKPGVKIGEAYTLLEGSSLTGTFKDTTIDSNMAYLTSKVGYTDKTANVTFSQNGDLASLAETRNAAAAGRALETLPHDSELYQHVLTLPKGAPGAALQALSGDSALGMNAALQTMAISAPQINVPMTILHRNLTAGLRAGAPLAQGSGTYPAAALPSSAAQPMWAEVVGNWQRDKGNASNPGMRASNYGLYIGADHAIGKQWRLGAAVGYSNTHVNINNRSASGSIDNYSLSLYGGRGWDAGNGRLNLMLGTAYTWHDIGTSRNMAAALLPETLTADYGASTAQLFGEVGYLMPLSSKASVEPYLGLSWNNLRTRAFDESGGTAALSGQATNQHSLTTTLGLRSQWKYELGKTQGVLRAGVGYRNLSGDLTSRGKVAFNGSQSFSINGNAIARSTGLVEIGTDLAVSRNGTLALNYAGEFGEGNTQHTAKIQARWAF; encoded by the coding sequence ATGCCCCGTGCGACCGGCGACGCAACCCTCACCAGCACAGAAACAGGTCCCGCCACGCTCACGGTGACCGGTGGCGCCACGCTCACCATCGAAGGCGCGACGACAGCGACAGGCGCCAACGGTCATCCCGCCCTGGTGGAAGTCGAGAAGGGCGCCAAACTGGACCTGCAAAAGCCCGCCAGCTTCGAAAACGCCAGCATCACCGTCAGCGGCACCGGCTCGAAACTGGACATGAAGCAGGCCGAACTGAAAAACCAGGCTACGCTTTCCGTCACCAAGGGCGCCATGCTCACGCTCACTGCAGACGCGACGGCAGACGATGGCAACGGCGGCGATCTGAAAATGTCGGGCCAGGAAAACGACGCATCGTCAGTGCTGGTTGATGGATCGACGCTCTATGCCACCAGCCTGACCTCGGGCCCGGGCATGGCAAGCATCACCGTGCAAAACGGGGCGAAGGTCGTCATCGGCTCCAACAACGGAGCGACGGCAAGCATAAGCCTGAATGCCAAGCCCCAGGCGGCAGCAGCGGCCGCTGAACCCGCCGCCCTGAACGTGAAGGAGGTGCTCAAACCGAAAGCCAGCCTGCTCGTTACCGGCCAGAACTCCACGCTGGATGCCACCGGCATTACCGCCGGCGACAAGGTGAATATCACCCTGCAAAACAGCGCAAAGCTGGAACTGGGCAAGTACGGCCTGGACTTCCAGGGCAAGGACAGCAAACTGATCATCGGCGGCGAAAGCGCCGCAGCCGCGCCGGGTTTTCTCGATAGCAGTGAAAAAGGCGTCAAATTCAGTGGCGACGACACGCAACAAGCCATCGTCTTCAACCACAGCGACAACAGCGGCAGCTATGTATTCGAGCCCAGCATTACGGGCAAGGGCGCAGTGCTGCAACAAGCGGGCTATACCGTGCTGAACGGCCAGACGCTTGAAGGCAAAACCACCGTGACCGGCGGCACGCTGGATGCGCGTCAGAGCCACCTCTCTGGCGGCGCAGAAGTACAAGGCGGCCTGCTGAGCATGAGCGCAGGCACACTGGGCAACACCTTTGTGACCAATAATGGGCAAATAAAAGTGCACGGCCCCGTTGCTGTCACGGGCACTTTTTCGCTTGCCGGCGGCACCACGCTGGGCGTGACAATCGACGACCAGACCGACCCCGCTCAGGCGCAGGTCAAAGCCACGGGAAACGTTATCGTCACGGGCGCCAATCTCCACGTCGACGCCAAGCCTGGCGTCAAAATCGGCGAAGCCTACACCCTGCTGGAAGGCAGTTCGCTGACTGGCACGTTCAAGGACACGACCATAGACAGCAATATGGCCTACTTGACCAGCAAGGTCGGCTACACCGACAAGACTGCCAACGTCACCTTCAGCCAGAACGGCGACCTTGCCTCACTCGCCGAAACCCGCAATGCAGCCGCTGCGGGCAGGGCGCTGGAAACGCTGCCGCATGATAGCGAGTTGTATCAGCACGTGCTGACCCTGCCGAAAGGCGCGCCAGGCGCAGCCCTGCAGGCCCTGTCCGGCGATAGTGCGCTCGGCATGAACGCCGCCCTGCAAACCATGGCTATTTCGGCGCCGCAAATCAACGTGCCCATGACGATTCTGCATCGCAACCTCACGGCCGGCCTGCGCGCCGGGGCGCCGCTGGCCCAGGGCTCGGGCACCTATCCTGCCGCAGCCTTGCCGTCTTCGGCGGCTCAGCCGATGTGGGCGGAAGTGGTCGGCAATTGGCAGCGCGACAAGGGCAACGCCAGCAATCCCGGCATGCGGGCCAGCAACTATGGCCTCTATATCGGCGCGGACCATGCCATCGGCAAACAATGGCGGCTGGGCGCGGCGGTGGGATATTCCAATACCCATGTCAACATCAACAATCGTTCGGCCAGCGGCTCGATCGACAACTACAGCCTGTCGCTCTATGGCGGCCGAGGCTGGGACGCGGGCAACGGCCGATTGAACCTCATGCTCGGCACGGCTTACACCTGGCATGACATCGGCACCTCCCGCAATATGGCGGCGGCGCTGCTGCCCGAGACCCTGACCGCCGACTACGGCGCCAGCACCGCGCAGCTCTTTGGCGAAGTAGGTTATCTGATGCCCTTGTCGAGCAAGGCCAGCGTTGAGCCCTATCTCGGCCTGTCGTGGAACAATCTGCGCACCCGCGCCTTCGATGAATCGGGCGGAACCGCTGCCCTCAGCGGCCAAGCGACGAACCAGCACTCCCTGACCACCACGCTGGGGCTGCGCAGCCAGTGGAAATATGAGTTGGGCAAGACCCAGGGCGTGCTGCGGGCGGGTGTCGGTTACCGCAATCTCAGCGGAGACCTCACCTCGCGCGGCAAAGTGGCCTTTAACGGCAGTCAATCCTTCTCCATCAATGGCAATGCCATCGCACGCAGTACCGGCTTGGTGGAAATCGGCACCGATCTGGCCGTCAGCCGCAATGGCACGCTGGCGCTGAACTACGCTGGCGAGTTCGGCGAAGGCAATACCCAGCACACCGCCAAGATCCAGGCGCGCTGGGCCTTCTAA
- a CDS encoding EamA family transporter encodes MASLQGGAALAKSLFPAVGAQGTAALRLFFSALILLPLLKPWRLRLDARGWRDVALYGLTLGGMNLMFYMALRTVPLGIAVALEFTGPFAVAVLTSRRLKDFAWIALAAAGLLALIPHGTNLSSLDPVGVGYALAAGLCWALYIVFGQRAGLRYGSRTVALAASIAALGVLPFGLAHAGAAAMFAPALLPWAIAVAILSSALPYVLEIQALSRLPARTFGTLLSLEPVFGALSGLFFLGEALNTQQWLAVGAIVLASAGITASNRRG; translated from the coding sequence ATGGCCTCGCTGCAAGGCGGCGCCGCGCTGGCCAAATCCCTGTTTCCCGCCGTGGGCGCGCAGGGCACTGCCGCGCTGCGGCTGTTCTTCTCGGCACTCATTTTGCTGCCCCTGCTCAAACCCTGGCGTCTGAGGCTGGATGCCCGCGGCTGGCGGGATGTCGCGCTCTATGGCTTGACACTGGGCGGCATGAACCTGATGTTCTATATGGCGCTGCGCACGGTGCCGCTGGGCATCGCCGTGGCGTTGGAATTCACCGGCCCCTTCGCCGTAGCCGTGCTGACGTCGCGCCGTTTGAAAGATTTTGCCTGGATTGCGCTGGCCGCCGCTGGCCTGCTGGCCCTGATTCCTCATGGCACCAACCTGAGCTCGCTGGACCCGGTGGGAGTGGGCTATGCCCTGGCGGCCGGTCTGTGCTGGGCGCTTTATATCGTGTTCGGGCAGCGGGCCGGCCTGCGCTACGGCTCGCGCACCGTGGCGCTGGCCGCCAGCATTGCTGCCCTGGGCGTGCTGCCCTTCGGCCTGGCGCACGCCGGGGCAGCGGCGATGTTCGCACCGGCTCTGCTGCCCTGGGCCATCGCCGTGGCCATTCTCTCGAGCGCCCTGCCCTATGTGCTGGAGATACAGGCCCTGAGCCGCCTGCCGGCCCGCACTTTTGGCACGCTGCTAAGCCTGGAGCCCGTTTTCGGCGCCCTGTCAGGGCTGTTTTTCCTGGGTGAAGCGCTCAACACACAGCAATGGCTGGCCGTAGGGGCCATCGTGCTCGCCTCGGCCGGCATTACGGCCAGCAATCGACGAGGTTAG